In Puntigrus tetrazona isolate hp1 chromosome 22, ASM1883169v1, whole genome shotgun sequence, one genomic interval encodes:
- the LOC122328122 gene encoding LOW QUALITY PROTEIN: zinc finger protein 850-like (The sequence of the model RefSeq protein was modified relative to this genomic sequence to represent the inferred CDS: inserted 1 base in 1 codon) gives MKPNEDTEGQRAYVHLGLMDVKEEREDSDEVEEQRYHSIADEEPLTLTQKTTKVKKSYICPQCGKCFAGKSRLERHIRIHTGEKPFACFVCAKSFACKERLDRHIKIHTGEKPFTCEWCGKRLACKTRLKRHVITHTGKKPYACLHCERSFTTNTNLQRHVQTPHREAAACQECGKSFIRKEKLRFHMTIHTGERPYSCEQCGKSFRHVNGLKDHQLSHAAERSFSCDQCGKDFITASALKRHLRVHSGEKPFLCSLCGKSFARVDCFKRHQEVHSGVKDHVCYECGKAFITSDQLKQHQRIHTGEKPYKCSLCGKGFAQSPHLKAHEKSHTAESLVISDQIIYNLQRQSLLKDRENMRDPEPCRVKHTKEQTDLMEVKEQELLEEKYNIMPGETSSHKSPKKERSKKVFNCFQCAKSFTQKIGLERHMLIHTAEKPFACSQCGKSFRSKGNLVDHTRVHTXDKPFTCEQCGKSFAYKTGLNRHVTIHTGEKPFTCPQCGRGFALPGAIRRHIKIHSGEKPHVCDLCGKSFTYKENLKEHLRIHTGERPYSCVQCGKSFTHVSSLKEHLYTHSAVRPFSCDQCSKMFLSSSVLKRHLQVHAQEKPYLCSLCGKSFARLDGFKEHQKIHTGARTHVCFECGNGFLSATHLKLHQRIHTGEKPYKCSHCDKRFSRSGTLKAHERIHTGEKPYHCTACGKSFNQSNNLQVHLRVHTGEKPFMCDYCGKSVKYERNFQEHRRTHTGERPYACTYCGKSFANKKTFKIHTRIHTGEKPFTCDLCEKRFTQARALKSHLRSHSGERPFHCEQCGKTFFTPLSLRKHLKIHTREKPHNHICGECGKSFITNSELKVHQKVHSGEKPFQCSYCDKRFNQTGHLKTHERIHTGEKPYHCTPCGKSFSQFASLLRHKNTNICNKLHAFDKA, from the exons ATGAAACCCAACGAAGATACTGAAGGACAAAGAG CTTATGTTCATTTAGGTCTGATGGACGTAAAAGAGGAACGTGAAGACTCGGATGAGGTGGAGGAGCAACGTTATCACTCCATCGCCGATGAAGAACCTTTGACCCTCACGCAAAAAACAACCAAAGTCAAGAAGTCTTACATCTGCCCTCAGTGCGGGAAGTGTTTTGCAGGTAAATCGCGACTCGAGCGCCACATAagaatccacaccggagagaagcctttcgcGTGTTTTGTGTGCGCCAAGAGTTTCGCGTGTAAAGAACGACTCGACAGGCACATAaaaatccacaccggagagaagcccttcaCGTGCGAGTGGTGCGGAAAGCGCTTGGCGTGCAAAACGAGGCTCAAGAGGCACGTGATAACCCACACTGGGAAAAAGCCTTACGCGTGCTTGCATTGCGAAAGGAGCTTCACGACGAACACCAACCTGCAGCGGCACGTCCAAACTCCACACCGAGAGGCCGCTGCGTGCCAagagtgcgggaagagcttcataCGCAAGGAAAAGCTCCGCTTTCACATGACGATCCACACTGGAGAGCGGCCTTACAGTTGCGAACAATGTGGCAAGAGTTTCCGACACGTCAACGGCCTCAAAGATCACCAGCTCTCTCACGCCGCCGAACGGTCTTTTAGCTGTGATCAATGCGGTAAGGATTTCATTACTGCGTCGGCGCTGAAGAGACACCTGAGAGTTCATTCGGGTGAGAAGCCTTTCTTGTGCTCTCTCTGCGGAAAGAGTTTCGCGCGAGTGGACTGCTTTAAAAGGCATCAGGAGGTCCATAGCGGTGTGAAGGATCACGTGTGTTATGAATGCGGCAAGGCTTTTATTACCTCCGACCAGCTCAAGCAGCACCAGAGGATTCACACGGGAGAGAAACCGTACAAGTGCTCGCTTTGTGGGAAGGGTTTCGCTCAGTCGCCGCACCTGAAAGCGCACGAGAAAAGCCACACCGCTGAGAGCCTGGTAATAAGCGATCAAATTATCTAC AATCTGCAGAGACAGAGTTTATTGAAGGACAGAGAGAACATGAGAGATCCAGAACCCTGCAGAGTGAAACACACTAAAGAACAAACAG ATTTGATGGAAGTGAAAGAGCAAGAACTGCTTGAGGAGAAATATAATATCATGCCTGGAGAAACATCGAGTCATAAAtccccaaaaaaagaaagaagcaaaaAGGTTTTCAACTGCTTTCAATGTGCAAAGAGTTTCACGCAAAAAATCGGCCTTGAGCGCCACATGCTAATTCACACCGCCGAGAAACCGTTCGCTTGTTCTCaatgtgggaagagtttcaggAGTAAAGGAAACCTTGTTGATCACACAAGAGTTCATA GAGATAAACCGTTCACGTGCGAACAATGCGGCAAGAGTTTCGCGTACAAAACGGGCCTGAACAGGCACGTAACGATTCACACCGGGGAGAAACCGTTCACGTGTCCTCAATGCGGAAGAGGTTTTGCGCTCCCGGGGGCCATTAGGAGGCACATCAAAATCCACAGCGGAGAAAAGCCGCACGTATGCGATCTCTGCGGAAAGAGTTTCACCTATAAAGAGAATCTTAAGGAGCACctgaggatccacaccggagagagaccATACTCTTGTGTccagtgtgggaagagttttaCACACGTCAGCAGTCTTAAAGAGCATCTCTACACTCACTCTGCTGTCAGGCCCTTTAGCTGCGACCAGTGCTCTAAAATGTTCCTTTCGTCGTCTGTACTGAAGAGACACTTGCAAGTCCACGCGCAGGAGAAGCCGTACTTGTGCTCTctgtgtgggaagagttttGCTCGACTGGACGGTTTTAAAGAGCATCAGAAGATACACACCGGCGCGAGGACTCACGTGTGCTTCGAGTGCGGGAACGGGTTTTTATCGGCCACGCACTTGAAACTGCAccagaggatccacaccggagaaaaACCGTATAAGTGTTCGCACTGCGACAAGAGGTTCTCTCGCTCAGGAACCCTGAAAGCTCACGAgaggattcacaccggagagaaaccgtatcATTGCACCGCGTGTGGGAAGAGCTTCAACCAATCAA ACAATCTTCAGGTTCACCtgagagttcacaccggagaaaaGCCCTTCATGTGCGATTATTGTGGGAAAAGCGTCAAATACGAAAGAAACTTTCAAGAACACCGGAGAACCCATACCGGAGAGAGACCCTATGCGTGCACTTACTGCGGAAAGAGTTTCgctaataaaaaaaccttcaagATCCACAccaggatccacaccggagagaagccgttcacATGCGATCTGTGCGAAAAGAGGTTCACGCAAGCAAGAGCTCTCAAATCGCATCTGCGTTCTCACTCTGGAGAAAGACCGTTTCACTGCGAACAGTGCGGTAAAACGTTTTTTACGCCATTGTCCCTGAGAAAGCACTTGAAAATCCACACGCGGGAGAAGCCTCAT AACCACATATGCGGTGAGTGCGGGAAGTCGTTTATAACGAACAGCGAACTGAAAGTCCACCAGAAGGTTCACAGCGGAGAGAAACCTTTCCAGTGTTCATACTGCGACAAGAGATTCAATCAAACCGGACATCTGAAAACacacgagaggatccacaccggagagaaaccatACCACTGCACTCcatgcgggaagagcttcagtCAGTTCGCTTCTCTCCTCAGGCACAAAAACACTAATATCTGTAATAAGTTGCACGCTTTTGACAAAGCCTAA